A region of Paractinoplanes abujensis DNA encodes the following proteins:
- a CDS encoding STAS domain-containing protein, translating to MERVPILKIGDILLVSIQIDMEDQVALQLQEDLADRIVATGCHGVIIDISALDIVDSFVGRTLATIAAISKVLDADTVVVGMRPAVAITLVELGLSLPGIRTALNVELGMELLARERSEDDEEPADEGDDIETPAVTTP from the coding sequence GTGGAACGGGTTCCGATCCTCAAGATCGGCGACATCCTCCTCGTCTCCATCCAGATCGACATGGAGGACCAGGTCGCCCTGCAGTTGCAGGAGGACCTGGCCGACCGGATCGTGGCGACCGGCTGCCACGGCGTGATCATCGACATCAGCGCGCTCGACATCGTCGACTCGTTCGTCGGCCGGACGCTGGCCACGATCGCCGCGATCTCGAAGGTGCTCGACGCCGACACCGTGGTGGTCGGCATGCGCCCGGCGGTGGCCATCACCCTGGTCGAGCTGGGGCTGTCGCTGCCCGGCATCCGCACGGCCCTCAACGTCGAGCTCGGCATGGAGCTGCTGGCCCGCGAACGCAGCGAGGACGACGAGGAGCCGGCGGACGAGGGTGACGACATCGAGACACCCGCGGTAACCACGCCGTGA
- a CDS encoding anti-sigma regulatory factor, giving the protein MNDQAQRIEVVSDQDVVRVRQLVRSLAVAVKLSLVDQTKLVTAASELARNTLVYGGGGSVEVASVDNGRRKGIRIVFADRGPGIADLDLAFTDGYTTGGGLGLGLSGARRLVDEFDIETAVGEGTSITVTKWCR; this is encoded by the coding sequence GTGAACGACCAGGCCCAGCGGATCGAGGTCGTGTCCGACCAGGACGTCGTTCGGGTCCGCCAGCTCGTGCGTTCGCTCGCCGTCGCGGTGAAGCTGTCGCTCGTCGACCAGACCAAGCTGGTCACCGCGGCCAGTGAGCTGGCCCGCAACACACTGGTCTACGGCGGGGGCGGCTCGGTCGAGGTGGCTTCCGTCGACAACGGCCGGCGTAAGGGCATTCGTATTGTTTTCGCCGACCGGGGGCCGGGCATCGCGGATCTCGACCTGGCCTTCACCGACGGCTACACCACCGGCGGCGGGCTGGGGCTGGGCCTGAGTGGGGCGCGGCGGCTGGTCGACGAATTCGACATCGAGACCGCCGTCGGCGAGGGTACGAGCATTACCGTGACCAAGTGGTGCCGATGA
- a CDS encoding ATP-binding SpoIIE family protein phosphatase, whose translation MSGDAVASLPEGLLDAGVWFRVEAAPTASAVRRQAERLAIELALPERRIADLSIVAAEAAGNLVKHADQGVLLLRPVRTGGQAGVEIVAVDSGPGMADLAHSSSDGQSTAGTLGIGLGAITRQATWCDIHSVAGRGTVLTAQVWPADPPAPFWAAGLTRPLTGETVSGDAYAVRDADGRRQVMMCDGLGHGGLAAAAAYQAVRAFTDAPAVPPAAVVEILHRKLNHTRGAAVAVAELDPDAGLVRYAGLGNITGTVISAYGPQRGMVSLPGIAGHQRRQIREYDYPIAPDAIVLMHSDGVADRWSPADYPGLMTHSPLVIAATVLRDAGVRRDDAGVLVARLP comes from the coding sequence ATGAGCGGAGACGCGGTGGCGTCGCTACCCGAGGGGCTTCTCGACGCGGGAGTCTGGTTCCGGGTGGAGGCCGCCCCGACTGCTTCCGCCGTACGGCGGCAGGCCGAGCGCCTGGCCATCGAGCTGGCATTGCCCGAGCGCCGCATCGCCGACCTTTCCATCGTGGCCGCTGAGGCCGCCGGAAACTTGGTCAAGCACGCCGACCAGGGCGTCCTGTTGCTACGCCCGGTGCGTACGGGTGGTCAAGCCGGCGTCGAGATCGTCGCGGTGGACAGCGGCCCCGGCATGGCTGACCTGGCGCATTCCTCCAGCGACGGGCAATCCACAGCGGGCACCCTCGGTATCGGGCTGGGCGCCATCACCCGGCAGGCCACGTGGTGTGACATCCACTCCGTGGCGGGCAGGGGCACCGTGCTCACCGCTCAGGTCTGGCCCGCCGACCCGCCTGCCCCTTTCTGGGCGGCCGGACTGACCCGTCCGCTCACCGGGGAAACGGTCAGCGGAGACGCATACGCCGTGCGCGATGCCGACGGCCGTCGCCAGGTGATGATGTGTGACGGGCTGGGCCACGGCGGCCTGGCCGCAGCAGCTGCCTACCAGGCGGTCCGTGCGTTCACCGACGCCCCGGCCGTCCCGCCGGCCGCCGTGGTCGAGATTTTGCACCGCAAGCTCAATCACACCCGGGGCGCCGCCGTCGCCGTCGCGGAGCTCGACCCCGACGCGGGTCTCGTCCGCTACGCCGGCCTGGGCAACATCACCGGCACCGTGATCTCGGCGTACGGGCCGCAGCGGGGCATGGTTTCGCTGCCCGGGATCGCGGGTCATCAGCGCCGCCAGATCCGGGAGTACGACTATCCGATCGCGCCCGACGCGATTGTGCTCATGCACTCCGACGGCGTCGCCGATCGCTGGAGCCCGGCCGACTACCCGGGGCTGATGACCCACTCGCCGTTGGTGATCGCGGCGACTGTGCTGCGCGACGCGGGGGTGCGTCGCGACGACGCCGGTGTGCTAGTGGCTCGGTTGCCATGA
- a CDS encoding S9 family peptidase, whose translation MTIQIPDSPPSAAQVPSERTFHDDTVTDEYAWLADKKDPRTTAYLEAENAWTEKATAHLAGLRGTIFDEIKGRTLETDLSVPSRKGDYWYYTRTVEGRQYGIQCRVPVEPGRTDPPSTTDQPGEQVLLDGNELAGDSDFFALGAFDVSVDGNLLAYSTDYSGDERFTLRIKDLRTGELYPDEVPDTSYGSAWSADGSALFYITVDDAWRPYRVWRHTVGRPASEDVLVHEEADERFWVGVGLTRSEKFIVIESGSKITSEVRVLPADSPTSEPLVIAPRVQGVEYSIEHHGHRFLILHNRDAEDFALSWTSADAPGDWVEMIPHEPGTRLESVDAFTRHIVISQRRAGLTGLRVITDGSTDSYEMEFPEPLYAVGLSDNPEYDTATVRIGYTSMITPGSVFDVDLNTRSMVLRKQKPVLGGYNPEDYEQFREWATAPDGTKVPISIVARKGVREQGPAPMLLYGYGSYEASIDPYFSIPRLSLLDRGVVYAIAHIRGGGEMGRQWYEQGKTLTKRNTFTDFVACAQSLSRSGWTSPELLVARGASAGGLLMGAIANLAPEAFAGIVAEVPFVDPLTTILDPSLPLTVTEWEEWGNPIESAEVYAYMKGYSPYENVAKVSYPRLLVMGGLNDTRVLYHEPAKWVARLRAVAPDGDYLLKTEMGAGHSGPSGRYDSWREEAFVLAWVLDVLQRA comes from the coding sequence GTGACGATCCAGATTCCGGACAGCCCGCCCTCGGCCGCTCAGGTGCCCAGCGAGCGCACCTTTCACGACGACACCGTGACCGATGAATACGCCTGGCTGGCCGACAAGAAGGATCCGCGCACCACTGCCTATCTCGAGGCGGAGAACGCCTGGACCGAGAAGGCGACCGCCCACCTGGCCGGCCTGCGCGGCACGATCTTCGACGAGATCAAGGGCCGCACCCTCGAGACCGACCTCAGCGTGCCGTCGCGTAAGGGCGACTACTGGTATTACACGCGCACAGTCGAGGGCCGGCAGTACGGCATCCAGTGCCGGGTCCCCGTCGAGCCGGGCCGGACCGATCCGCCGTCGACCACCGATCAGCCCGGTGAGCAGGTGCTGCTCGACGGCAACGAGCTGGCCGGCGACAGCGACTTCTTCGCCCTGGGCGCATTCGACGTGAGCGTCGACGGCAACCTGCTGGCCTACTCGACCGACTACAGCGGCGACGAGCGCTTCACCCTGCGGATCAAGGACTTGCGTACGGGTGAGCTCTACCCCGACGAGGTGCCCGACACGTCGTACGGGTCGGCCTGGTCCGCCGACGGCAGCGCGCTGTTCTACATCACCGTCGACGACGCCTGGCGGCCGTATCGGGTCTGGCGGCACACGGTCGGCCGCCCGGCGAGCGAGGACGTGCTCGTCCACGAGGAGGCGGACGAGCGCTTCTGGGTCGGCGTCGGCCTGACCCGCAGCGAGAAGTTCATCGTCATCGAGTCCGGCAGCAAGATCACGTCAGAGGTGCGCGTGCTGCCGGCCGACTCCCCCACGTCCGAGCCTCTGGTGATCGCGCCGCGGGTGCAGGGCGTGGAGTATTCGATCGAGCACCACGGCCACCGTTTCCTCATTCTGCACAACCGCGACGCGGAGGACTTCGCGCTCTCGTGGACGTCGGCCGACGCCCCCGGCGACTGGGTCGAGATGATCCCGCACGAGCCGGGCACCCGCCTCGAGTCGGTCGACGCGTTCACCAGGCACATCGTGATCTCGCAGCGGCGGGCCGGGCTGACCGGGCTACGGGTGATCACCGACGGCAGCACCGACTCGTACGAGATGGAGTTCCCCGAGCCCCTCTACGCGGTGGGCCTCAGCGACAACCCCGAGTACGACACGGCGACCGTCCGCATCGGATACACGTCGATGATCACGCCCGGCTCGGTGTTCGACGTCGACCTCAACACCCGCTCGATGGTGCTGCGCAAGCAGAAGCCGGTGCTGGGCGGCTACAACCCGGAGGACTACGAGCAGTTCCGCGAGTGGGCAACCGCCCCCGACGGCACGAAGGTGCCGATCTCGATCGTCGCGCGCAAGGGCGTGCGCGAGCAGGGCCCGGCGCCGATGCTGCTCTACGGCTACGGGTCGTACGAAGCCAGCATCGACCCGTACTTCTCGATCCCGCGCCTGTCGCTGCTCGACCGGGGCGTCGTCTACGCCATCGCGCACATCCGCGGCGGCGGCGAGATGGGCCGCCAGTGGTACGAGCAGGGCAAGACCCTGACCAAACGCAACACCTTCACCGACTTCGTGGCGTGCGCCCAGTCGCTCAGCCGGAGCGGCTGGACGTCGCCGGAGCTGCTGGTGGCCCGGGGCGCGTCGGCCGGCGGCCTGCTGATGGGCGCGATCGCCAACCTGGCCCCGGAGGCCTTCGCGGGCATCGTGGCCGAGGTGCCGTTCGTCGACCCGCTCACCACCATCCTGGACCCCTCGCTGCCGCTCACGGTCACCGAGTGGGAGGAGTGGGGCAACCCGATCGAGTCGGCCGAGGTCTACGCCTACATGAAGGGCTACAGCCCGTACGAGAACGTCGCGAAGGTGAGTTATCCGCGGCTGCTCGTCATGGGCGGGCTCAACGACACCCGCGTGCTCTATCACGAGCCCGCCAAGTGGGTGGCCCGGCTGCGCGCGGTCGCCCCCGACGGTGACTACCTGCTCAAGACCGAGATGGGCGCCGGGCACTCCGGTCCCAGCGGCCGTTACGACTCCTGGCGCGAGGAGGCGTTCGTGCTGGCCTGGGTGCTCGACGTGCTGCAGCGCGCGTAG
- a CDS encoding dihydrofolate reductase family protein → MAKTQYYTATSIDGYIADENNSLEWLFDVDGGNENPFGGFFAGVGAFAMGATTYEWVLENDNVLAQPQNWHDLYGDIPCWVFANRELPLVPDANVFMVSGDVKRVHEAMLVAAKGKNVWLVGGGDLVGQFVDQGLLDEIILGIAPVVLGGGAPLLPRHLTAQHLALTGTAQIGRFAYLTYAVGSEPVPGRHPAATEHRYAVLH, encoded by the coding sequence ATGGCGAAAACTCAGTACTACACGGCGACGAGCATCGACGGTTATATCGCCGACGAGAACAACTCGCTGGAGTGGCTCTTCGACGTCGACGGCGGCAACGAGAACCCGTTCGGCGGCTTCTTCGCGGGTGTCGGCGCGTTCGCCATGGGCGCGACCACCTACGAGTGGGTGCTCGAGAACGACAACGTGCTGGCCCAGCCGCAGAACTGGCACGACCTGTACGGCGACATCCCGTGCTGGGTCTTCGCCAACCGTGAACTGCCGCTCGTGCCCGACGCCAACGTCTTCATGGTCAGCGGCGACGTGAAGCGCGTCCACGAGGCGATGCTGGTGGCCGCCAAAGGCAAGAACGTCTGGCTGGTGGGCGGCGGCGACCTGGTCGGCCAGTTCGTCGACCAGGGCCTGCTCGACGAGATCATCCTGGGCATCGCCCCGGTGGTGCTGGGCGGCGGCGCTCCCCTGCTGCCCCGCCACCTGACCGCCCAGCACCTGGCCCTGACCGGCACCGCGCAGATCGGCCGCTTCGCCTACCTGACCTACGCCGTCGGCAGCGAGCCCGTCCCCGGCCGCCACCCGGCCGCCACCGAGCACCGCTACGCCGTCCTGCACTGA
- a CDS encoding sensor histidine kinase, which translates to MIEQPLLKMRLRVPQDVFLVRQLAREVAREVGLEQQDQTRIGTALSEVSRVVLSGDADTDVTFAIGPEGVSTVLRVSVERPGIEAVRLRHELGHVGRLVDKMEVEDGANGTVVWMARRLPASASRLTPERLEEIRAGLARHVPGSPLDELNVQNQQLIAALDEVRAQRDELARLNAELEETNRGVMALYHQLSEELEETNRGVVALYAELDEKSEQLAAASEAKSRFLANVSHELRAPVTAVIGLSRLLGDESSDPLTTEQRRQVDLIRGSASDLLTLVNDLLDLAKAEAGRIEPQWEQVDLKAVFGQLRGTLRPLATRPEVDFVVDEPAVATIRSDEVLLTRVLRNLLTNALKFTAEGEVRLTVRPADDDLEFAVTDTGTGIPVELHERVFEEFYQVPGSKALSGKGTGLGLPYARRLAGILGGALRVDSTPGEGSTFTLRLPSS; encoded by the coding sequence ATGATTGAGCAGCCGCTGCTGAAGATGCGGCTGCGCGTGCCGCAGGACGTCTTCCTGGTTCGTCAGCTCGCCCGGGAGGTGGCCCGCGAGGTAGGTCTGGAACAGCAGGACCAGACCCGCATCGGGACCGCCCTGAGCGAGGTGAGCCGGGTGGTGCTGAGCGGGGACGCCGATACCGATGTGACGTTCGCAATCGGTCCCGAAGGGGTATCCACGGTTTTACGGGTGTCGGTGGAACGTCCAGGGATCGAGGCGGTCCGGCTCCGCCACGAGTTGGGACATGTCGGCCGCCTGGTGGACAAGATGGAGGTCGAGGACGGTGCGAACGGTACGGTCGTCTGGATGGCTCGACGTCTGCCCGCAAGCGCATCGCGTCTGACCCCGGAACGGCTGGAGGAGATCCGTGCCGGGTTGGCCCGTCACGTCCCGGGAAGCCCGTTGGACGAGCTGAACGTGCAGAATCAGCAGTTGATCGCCGCGCTGGACGAGGTGCGGGCGCAACGCGACGAGTTGGCCCGGCTCAACGCGGAGCTGGAGGAAACCAACCGGGGCGTCATGGCCCTCTACCACCAGCTCTCCGAGGAGCTGGAGGAGACCAACCGCGGCGTGGTCGCGCTGTACGCCGAGCTCGACGAGAAGTCCGAGCAACTCGCCGCGGCCAGCGAGGCCAAGAGCCGGTTCCTGGCCAATGTCAGCCACGAGCTGCGGGCCCCGGTGACCGCGGTCATCGGGCTCAGCCGGCTGCTGGGCGACGAGTCGTCCGACCCCCTGACCACCGAGCAGCGACGTCAGGTCGACTTGATCCGCGGCTCCGCGAGCGACCTGCTGACGCTGGTCAACGACCTGCTCGACCTGGCCAAGGCGGAGGCCGGCCGGATCGAGCCGCAATGGGAGCAGGTCGACCTGAAGGCCGTGTTCGGCCAGCTCCGGGGCACGTTGCGACCGCTGGCGACCCGGCCCGAGGTCGACTTCGTCGTCGACGAGCCGGCCGTGGCCACGATCCGCTCCGACGAGGTGCTGCTGACCCGGGTGCTGCGCAATCTGCTGACCAACGCGCTCAAGTTCACCGCCGAGGGCGAGGTGCGGCTGACCGTGCGCCCGGCCGACGACGATCTCGAGTTCGCCGTGACCGACACCGGCACCGGCATCCCCGTCGAGCTGCACGAGCGCGTGTTCGAGGAGTTCTACCAGGTGCCCGGCAGCAAGGCGCTCAGCGGCAAGGGCACCGGGCTCGGTCTCCCGTACGCACGCCGGCTGGCCGGCATCCTGGGCGGCGCGCTGCGGGTCGACTCCACTCCCGGCGAGGGGAGCACCTTCACCCTGAGGCTGCCGTCGTCATGA
- a CDS encoding SpoIIE family protein phosphatase, giving the protein MRETTLCTGPPTGEDACVSVADAISDTPAGGLVRRVRLPNDRRTPAAARALVRSVLEEAGLESLLNEALLLTTELSTNAVVHANTELDIEVRADTTGLTVTVTDFAPGPVEQLAVGPRNESVDIGEVAERGRGLLLVDHFASRWGTVHEGTGKGVWFRLEAEATDRAGAVVPAVATVIEDDTPSVGALTMLLQVNPERHSEEGVAEFAADLLAQLARLTGAAGGVIRLDRGDGGGRHLLARYGRAPRDDADTIRVPLTVQRPYSGELELDASPIGFAQPLATLVAERFSLHLENDRLRRTDLRRQTWLTFLAEASELLAQSLDVNLTMALIPQLVVPRLGQWCAVHTTDAWGRLQLAAATHTDESALPQLHETLAETGPDSILTRLEEASRLGTQVMLGAPTEGFAVPLVARGTRLGTLAVGRHHRIRHDADEVNVLEDVARRAALAIDNARIHDERHKVARTLQASLLPPALPKVEGIGFAAEYVPTGSEVGGDFYDVVPAGPDSWIVVVGDVSGKGVQAATVTGLVRDVIRILVDDGKPMVEILCRVNKTLVQRGGGRYCTLAMASVTRSQGGVLDVGLHLAGHDRAVLVHADGKTAFVGEGGTALGLLESITSPDVAVRLQPGDSLIFYTDGVTERRRGRELFGTARLRDAAGPLAGYSAEVMAARLRSTTINFSVEEPRDDIAILVLRNDA; this is encoded by the coding sequence ATGCGAGAGACGACTTTGTGCACGGGCCCACCTACAGGAGAGGATGCATGCGTGTCAGTGGCCGATGCGATCTCGGACACCCCGGCGGGTGGGCTCGTCCGGCGCGTCCGGCTGCCCAACGACCGGCGGACCCCGGCCGCTGCACGCGCGCTGGTGCGCTCGGTCCTCGAGGAGGCGGGGCTCGAATCCCTCCTCAACGAGGCACTGCTGCTGACCACCGAGCTTTCCACCAATGCGGTGGTTCACGCCAACACCGAGCTCGACATAGAGGTTCGCGCCGACACCACCGGGCTCACCGTGACGGTCACCGACTTCGCGCCCGGCCCGGTCGAGCAACTGGCCGTGGGTCCGCGCAACGAAAGCGTGGACATCGGCGAGGTCGCCGAACGCGGACGCGGCCTGCTGCTGGTCGACCACTTCGCGAGCCGGTGGGGCACCGTGCACGAAGGCACCGGCAAAGGCGTGTGGTTCCGCCTCGAAGCCGAAGCGACCGACCGGGCCGGCGCGGTGGTGCCGGCCGTGGCCACAGTGATCGAGGACGACACGCCCAGCGTCGGCGCGCTCACGATGCTGCTGCAGGTCAACCCCGAACGGCACTCCGAGGAAGGGGTGGCCGAGTTCGCGGCCGACCTGCTGGCCCAGCTGGCCCGGCTGACCGGTGCGGCGGGCGGGGTGATCCGGCTCGACCGGGGCGACGGCGGCGGCCGCCACCTGCTGGCCCGCTACGGCCGGGCCCCGCGCGACGACGCCGACACGATCCGGGTGCCGCTGACCGTCCAGCGGCCCTACTCGGGCGAGCTCGAGCTCGACGCCTCCCCCATCGGCTTCGCCCAGCCGCTGGCCACCCTGGTCGCCGAGCGTTTCTCGCTCCATCTGGAGAACGACCGGCTGCGCCGCACCGACCTGCGCCGGCAGACCTGGCTGACCTTCCTGGCCGAGGCCAGCGAACTGCTCGCCCAGTCGCTCGACGTCAACCTCACCATGGCGCTGATCCCGCAGCTGGTGGTGCCCCGGCTCGGCCAGTGGTGCGCGGTGCACACGACCGACGCGTGGGGCCGGCTGCAGCTCGCGGCGGCCACCCACACCGACGAGTCCGCGCTTCCGCAGCTGCACGAGACCCTGGCCGAAACCGGGCCCGACTCGATCCTGACCCGGCTCGAAGAGGCCTCCCGCCTCGGCACACAGGTGATGCTGGGCGCGCCGACCGAAGGGTTCGCGGTGCCGCTGGTGGCCCGGGGCACCCGGCTCGGCACGCTGGCCGTCGGCCGCCACCACCGCATCCGGCACGACGCCGACGAGGTCAACGTGCTCGAAGACGTGGCCCGGCGCGCGGCCCTGGCCATCGACAACGCGCGCATCCACGACGAGAGGCACAAGGTCGCCCGTACGCTTCAGGCCTCCCTGCTGCCCCCGGCGCTGCCCAAGGTCGAAGGCATCGGGTTCGCCGCGGAATACGTGCCGACCGGCTCCGAGGTGGGCGGCGACTTCTACGACGTGGTGCCCGCAGGTCCCGACAGCTGGATCGTGGTCGTCGGCGACGTCTCGGGCAAAGGTGTGCAGGCGGCCACGGTGACCGGCCTGGTCCGCGACGTGATTCGCATCCTGGTCGACGACGGCAAGCCCATGGTCGAGATCCTCTGCCGGGTCAACAAGACGCTGGTGCAGCGGGGCGGCGGACGCTACTGCACGCTGGCGATGGCCTCGGTGACCCGCTCCCAGGGCGGTGTGCTCGACGTGGGCCTGCACCTGGCCGGCCACGACCGGGCGGTGCTGGTGCACGCGGACGGCAAGACGGCGTTCGTGGGCGAGGGCGGCACGGCGCTGGGCCTGCTCGAATCGATCACCTCACCCGACGTCGCGGTCCGCCTCCAACCCGGCGACTCCCTGATCTTCTACACCGACGGCGTCACCGAACGCCGCCGCGGCCGCGAACTCTTCGGCACCGCCCGCCTGCGCGACGCCGCGGGCCCCCTGGCCGGCTACTCCGCCGAAGTCATGGCGGCCCGCCTCCGCTCCACCACGATCAACTTCTCGGTCGAGGAACCCCGCGACGACATCGCGATCCTGGTCCTCCGCAACGACGCCTGA
- a CDS encoding SpoIIE family protein phosphatase, whose amino-acid sequence MRKETVLVVDDSATKRYLLVSWLTRAGFTVKQAETGGEALSMLPGSDVELVVLDVKLPDMSGFDVCEKIKTDPAYGSLPVVHVSAHAVDVVDRTQGLNRGADAYLVEPIEPDELIATAQAVLRYYSARRRAESLAARMVRLAEATLAINTSDTLPALLEAAATGAVEIFGGPVVVLAEGAEGKGIAAAGAPPAVREWALPEETVAVGSLVRTDDAAAWAGVEWPEGESVAVAAARLRHDRPPVYVAVPSSSQNPGFPVLRQLSQTVAAAVEAQRSYDEEHRIAVTLQRSLLQSHLPDVPGLELAMRYEPAGAQTEVGGDFYELTMLDGRLLVAIGDVAGHSLHAATVMAEVRHAVRAYAVEGHPPGRVLTLVNNFMRTVLPADSATICLLTLEPATGQVRMASAGHLPPLLHTAEGVRFLEPHGPLLGINAPRPADLEFVLPAGGTLVLYTDGLVERRDADIDVGLEALATASGTVEPSLDAFCRRLMTELGGAGPQADDIAVVALRRR is encoded by the coding sequence ATGAGGAAAGAGACGGTCCTCGTCGTCGACGACAGCGCGACCAAGCGTTATCTGCTGGTCAGCTGGCTCACCCGGGCCGGGTTCACGGTCAAGCAGGCCGAGACGGGCGGCGAGGCGCTGAGCATGCTGCCGGGCTCCGACGTCGAACTGGTCGTGCTCGACGTCAAACTGCCCGACATGAGCGGTTTCGACGTCTGCGAGAAGATCAAGACCGATCCCGCGTACGGGTCCCTGCCCGTCGTCCACGTGTCGGCGCACGCCGTCGACGTCGTCGACCGCACCCAGGGCCTGAATCGCGGCGCCGACGCGTACCTGGTCGAGCCGATCGAACCCGACGAGCTGATCGCCACCGCCCAGGCCGTGCTGCGGTACTACTCGGCTCGGCGGCGCGCCGAGTCGCTGGCCGCGCGGATGGTGCGGCTGGCCGAGGCCACGCTGGCCATCAACACCTCGGACACCCTCCCGGCCCTGCTCGAGGCAGCCGCGACCGGCGCGGTGGAGATCTTCGGCGGGCCCGTGGTGGTGCTGGCCGAGGGCGCGGAGGGCAAGGGCATCGCGGCGGCGGGCGCGCCTCCGGCCGTACGGGAATGGGCTTTGCCGGAGGAGACGGTCGCTGTCGGGTCGCTGGTGCGCACCGATGACGCCGCCGCGTGGGCCGGTGTCGAGTGGCCCGAGGGTGAATCGGTGGCGGTGGCCGCGGCCCGGCTCCGCCACGACCGCCCGCCGGTCTATGTGGCTGTGCCCTCCAGCAGCCAGAACCCGGGCTTCCCGGTGCTGCGGCAGCTGTCCCAGACGGTGGCCGCCGCGGTCGAGGCGCAACGCTCGTACGACGAGGAGCACCGGATCGCGGTCACCCTGCAGCGCAGCCTGCTGCAGTCGCATCTGCCCGACGTGCCCGGCCTGGAACTGGCCATGCGCTACGAACCGGCCGGCGCGCAGACCGAGGTGGGTGGCGACTTCTACGAGCTCACGATGCTCGACGGCCGGCTGCTGGTGGCCATCGGCGACGTGGCCGGCCACTCCCTGCACGCGGCCACGGTGATGGCCGAGGTGCGGCACGCCGTACGCGCGTACGCCGTCGAGGGGCACCCGCCGGGCCGGGTGCTGACGCTCGTCAACAACTTCATGCGGACCGTGCTGCCCGCCGACTCGGCCACGATCTGCCTGCTGACGCTCGAACCCGCGACGGGTCAGGTGCGGATGGCCAGCGCCGGTCACCTGCCCCCGCTGCTGCACACCGCCGAGGGCGTACGGTTCCTGGAACCGCACGGGCCGCTGCTCGGCATCAACGCGCCCCGTCCCGCCGACCTCGAGTTCGTGCTGCCGGCGGGCGGGACGCTCGTGCTCTACACCGACGGTCTGGTCGAGCGGCGCGACGCCGACATCGACGTGGGCCTGGAGGCGCTGGCCACCGCGTCCGGCACGGTCGAGCCGAGCCTGGACGCGTTCTGCCGGCGCCTGATGACCGAGCTCGGCGGCGCCGGGCCACAGGCCGACGACATCGCCGTCGTCGCCCTGCGCCGCCGATAG
- a CDS encoding FAD-binding oxidoreductase: MLAALVDICGPDYARTARSIDTVSGRRAGHVAVPATVRSVADVLTIVAERGLSALPRGSGSKVDWGVPRPGVDVLIDTGRLSGMWNHQVGQATAEVATGTPVRALQAALALQGQRLPADPPSRTATVGGMLAVNESGPLRYRFGTPAEYVNSVAYVDRGGRVAESDGEDGRPGLAEIDGVITAATLRLEPLPQARRWVGVAVPTPLQLGKLVGAAEELEPSAIEADLPADGQGGTLAVLFEGQEAAAVDQASRLAAAWGSGAVVTPIAPPWWGLYPFRRDDVALRLSVSATDLPAALYALSDTVGGPVPVRGSAGLGSVHAVLPGTLPPSRLTAIVESVRHVLLARNGRAAIVAAPPELAHEVEMAGRYEFF, translated from the coding sequence GTGCTCGCCGCGCTTGTGGACATCTGCGGTCCGGACTACGCGCGCACCGCCCGGTCGATCGACACGGTCAGCGGGCGCCGGGCCGGTCACGTCGCGGTGCCGGCCACGGTCCGTTCGGTGGCCGACGTGCTGACCATCGTCGCCGAGCGCGGTCTGAGCGCCCTCCCCCGGGGCAGCGGTTCCAAGGTTGACTGGGGTGTGCCCCGGCCCGGCGTCGACGTGCTGATCGACACCGGCCGGCTCAGCGGCATGTGGAATCACCAGGTCGGGCAGGCCACGGCCGAGGTCGCGACCGGCACCCCCGTACGGGCTCTGCAAGCGGCACTGGCCCTGCAAGGTCAACGGCTCCCGGCCGACCCGCCGTCCCGCACCGCCACGGTCGGGGGCATGCTCGCGGTCAACGAGTCCGGCCCGCTGCGCTACCGGTTCGGCACCCCGGCGGAATACGTGAACAGCGTGGCCTACGTCGATCGCGGCGGCCGTGTCGCCGAGTCCGACGGGGAGGACGGCCGGCCCGGTCTGGCCGAGATCGACGGCGTGATCACCGCGGCCACACTGCGCCTGGAACCGTTGCCGCAGGCCCGCCGCTGGGTCGGCGTCGCCGTGCCCACACCGCTGCAGCTGGGCAAACTGGTCGGCGCGGCCGAGGAGCTCGAGCCCAGCGCGATCGAGGCCGACCTGCCCGCCGACGGTCAGGGCGGCACGCTGGCCGTGCTGTTCGAAGGGCAGGAAGCTGCCGCCGTCGACCAGGCGTCCCGGCTGGCCGCGGCGTGGGGTTCCGGCGCCGTGGTCACCCCGATCGCGCCGCCGTGGTGGGGTCTCTATCCGTTCCGCCGCGACGACGTGGCCCTGCGGCTCTCGGTCTCCGCGACCGACCTGCCGGCGGCGCTGTATGCCCTGAGCGACACGGTCGGTGGGCCGGTGCCGGTGCGCGGCTCGGCCGGCCTGGGCAGCGTCCACGCGGTGCTGCCGGGCACACTGCCGCCGTCGCGCCTCACCGCGATCGTCGAAAGCGTTCGCCACGTGCTGCTGGCCCGCAACGGCCGGGCCGCGATCGTCGCGGCCCCACCCGAACTGGCCCACGAGGTCGAAATGGCGGGCCGCTACGAGTTCTTCTGA